In one Melaminivora jejuensis genomic region, the following are encoded:
- the pyrF gene encoding orotidine-5'-phosphate decarboxylase, which translates to MSSTTFLDMLHGATARNDSLLCVGLDPEPQRFPHALRGDAQRIYDFCAAIVDATCDLVCAFKPQIAYFAAHRAEDQLERLMQHMRANAPHVPIILDAKRGDIGSTAEQYAREAFERYGADAVTLSPFMGLDSFEPYLRYHGKGAFLLCRTSNPGGDDIQAQRLASIEGQPLLYEHIAAQAQGPWNRNGQLGLVVGATYPQEIERVRQLAPTLPLLIPGVGAQGGDAAATVRAGLTAGGTIAVNSSRAVLYASSEGDWKDAARRAAQATRAALQQARG; encoded by the coding sequence ATGAGCTCCACGACCTTCCTCGACATGCTGCACGGCGCCACGGCGCGCAACGATTCGCTCCTGTGCGTCGGGCTGGATCCCGAGCCGCAGCGCTTCCCGCACGCGCTGCGCGGCGATGCGCAGCGCATCTACGACTTCTGCGCCGCCATCGTGGACGCCACCTGCGACCTGGTGTGCGCCTTCAAGCCGCAGATCGCCTACTTTGCCGCGCACCGCGCCGAAGACCAGCTCGAACGCCTGATGCAGCACATGCGCGCCAATGCCCCGCACGTGCCCATCATCCTGGACGCCAAGCGCGGCGACATCGGCTCGACCGCCGAGCAGTACGCCCGCGAGGCCTTCGAGCGCTACGGCGCCGATGCGGTGACGCTGTCGCCCTTCATGGGCTTGGATTCCTTCGAGCCTTATCTGCGCTACCACGGCAAGGGCGCCTTCTTGCTGTGCCGCACCTCCAACCCCGGCGGCGACGACATCCAGGCGCAGCGCCTGGCGAGCATCGAGGGTCAGCCGCTTTTGTACGAGCACATCGCGGCCCAGGCGCAGGGGCCGTGGAACAGGAACGGCCAGCTCGGCCTGGTGGTGGGCGCGACCTACCCGCAGGAGATCGAGCGCGTGCGCCAGCTTGCACCCACGCTGCCGCTTTTGATCCCCGGCGTGGGCGCGCAGGGCGGGGATGCCGCGGCCACGGTGCGCGCCGGGCTGACGGCGGGCGGCACCATCGCCGTCAACTCCTCGCGCGCCGTGCTGTATGCCAGCAGCGAAGGCGACTGGAAGGACGCGGCGCGCCGCGCCGCCCAGGCCACGCGCGCGGCACTGCAGCAAGCGCGCGGCTGA
- the cas1f gene encoding type I-F CRISPR-associated endonuclease Cas1f has translation MQDFAASDLKTILHSKRANIYYLEHCRVLVNGGRVEYVTDVGKKSLYWNIPIANTTSLLLGTGTSITQAAMRELAKAGVLVGFCGGGGTPLFSANEVDIEVAWLTPQSEYRSTEYLQAWVAFWFDDELRLHAARQLQAARLQRLMAEWDVRGLREAGFAVDMERLRALVRQFIRQIDQAPDVTTLLTDEARLTKALFKLAVDTVGYGEFTRAKRGTGTDPANRFLDHGNYLAYGLGATATWVLGLPHGLAVLHGKTRRGGLVFDAADLVKDAAILPQAFISAMRGDSEQQFRRHCIEALTRSASLDFMIDTLKHIATTTARVAKTASPAP, from the coding sequence ATGCAAGACTTTGCTGCGTCTGACCTCAAAACCATCCTGCATTCGAAACGCGCCAATATTTATTATCTGGAGCACTGCCGAGTGCTCGTCAACGGCGGACGGGTGGAATATGTGACGGATGTCGGCAAGAAGAGCCTGTACTGGAATATTCCCATCGCCAACACCACCAGCTTGCTGTTGGGCACCGGTACTTCCATTACCCAGGCGGCCATGCGCGAGCTGGCCAAGGCAGGCGTGCTGGTTGGTTTTTGCGGCGGCGGCGGGACGCCCTTGTTCAGTGCCAATGAAGTCGATATCGAAGTGGCTTGGCTGACGCCACAAAGTGAATACCGCTCCACCGAGTATCTGCAGGCTTGGGTGGCATTCTGGTTTGACGACGAGCTGCGTCTGCACGCTGCTCGGCAGTTGCAAGCAGCGCGGCTGCAGCGCCTCATGGCCGAATGGGACGTGCGCGGCCTTCGTGAGGCTGGGTTTGCAGTGGACATGGAGCGTCTGCGGGCATTGGTGCGGCAATTCATCCGTCAGATTGACCAGGCACCTGACGTAACCACTTTGTTGACCGACGAAGCTCGTCTGACCAAGGCGCTGTTCAAGCTGGCAGTGGACACGGTCGGCTATGGCGAATTCACGCGCGCCAAGCGAGGCACAGGCACCGATCCGGCCAACCGCTTTCTCGATCACGGCAATTATTTGGCATACGGCCTGGGCGCAACGGCCACCTGGGTTCTGGGCCTGCCGCATGGTCTGGCTGTGCTGCATGGCAAGACACGGCGCGGCGGGCTGGTGTTTGACGCGGCAGATTTGGTCAAGGACGCCGCCATCCTGCCGCAGGCTTTCATCTCGGCCATGCGAGGTGACAGTGAGCAGCAGTTTCGGCGCCATTGCATCGAGGCACTGACGCGCAGCGCTTCACTGGACTTCATGATCGATACGCTCAAGCACATCGCTACGACTACAGCGCGGGTGGCCAAGACGGCGTCTCCAGCACCATGA
- the cas3f gene encoding type I-F CRISPR-associated helicase Cas3f, with translation MNVLFVSQCTKRALTETRRVLDQFAERRGERTWQTPITRDGLDSVRRLLRQSARKNTAVACHWIRGRDHSELLWIVGDASQFNDQGAVPTNTTASNVLRAGDENAWHHLPLMTAMAALAALLHDLGKATQAFQDRLRQPHGRQPNHYRHEWVSVRLLQAFVGRDDDAGWLQRLAVCAEPSTDTRTFEALWLDVRNGRLLRDGLDTNESLDVPGSAHNPFRCLPPLASAIAWLVLTHHRLPCKPVLRPSCASDITAETGERFLPFGCKPASVNSDELDRLLDQVHADWNAPRTSGVSQETLERHWHFPHGLPVSTIAWRVRAARYARKLLQWAQAPGHGTALDDPFTMHVSRLCLMLADHHYSSITDRQRRLPYLNEGYPLAANTIKNNSCSRSQDKGQARIFNQTLDEHLLGVQSHATLVARSLPSLARSLAALSNHKPLRRRSTDVRFAWQDKASELAASVRVQAAAQGAFIVNMASTGCGKTLGNARIMYALADPAIGMRCAFAIGLRALTLQTGRSFQRDLQLGEEQLAIQVGGAASRALFEYWEQRAEDSGSASRQALTDEAGSVLHEGNDQHPLLQRLTDDVQVRRLIAAPLLVCTVDHLTPATESLRGGRQIAPMLRLLTSDLVLDEPDDFDMADLPALTRLVHWAGLLGSRVLLSSATLPPALVQGLFLAYRAGRAVFQRHRSERPDAQVDICCLWVDEFHQITHHCADPQGADFRSAHGAYVHQRMARLQRAEVRRQLQIVPLPPAPAHWQGLHRDARRTEFARLVLEQAWQLHRLAHNRVIDPHSGKHVSLGLIRMANIAPLFDVARAMYRLGAPAPDVHVHLCVYHAQFPLLLRSAIEQRLDTLLNRRSTQGEDPVLQRPGLRACLDAHPQQHHLFIVLGSPVTEVGRDHDYDWAVAEPSSMRSLIQLAGRIRRHRSGAVGGVNMAVLGSNLRHYEHPDEAAFCKPGFETDDPPFRLKSHGLQHLLARELQSADPWPVDARPRIALASDRLQPRHSLADLEHARMHDAMLRRPDGSTGATPVVRAASLQWAHPECLWLTGVLPQYQRFRHDTQPREEVVLLPDDDEQEFKLHRIAAGERRGDTLYVPVHDGLCHSVPERELTSSSVSPWLQIDLMDELTTLAQAQGQSLRRCAERHLTASLPRSELNGWWFHEALGFAVRR, from the coding sequence ATGAATGTGCTCTTTGTTTCCCAATGCACCAAGCGCGCCCTGACGGAGACGCGCCGTGTCCTGGATCAGTTCGCCGAACGTCGGGGCGAGCGCACCTGGCAGACACCCATTACCCGCGACGGGCTGGACAGCGTGCGCCGCCTGCTGCGCCAGAGCGCGCGCAAGAACACGGCAGTGGCCTGCCACTGGATACGCGGGCGCGACCACAGTGAGCTGCTGTGGATCGTCGGAGATGCCAGCCAGTTCAACGATCAAGGTGCTGTGCCCACCAATACCACAGCCAGCAACGTACTGCGTGCAGGCGACGAGAACGCTTGGCATCACCTGCCGTTGATGACTGCCATGGCGGCACTGGCTGCCTTGCTGCACGACCTGGGCAAGGCCACACAGGCGTTTCAAGATCGGCTGCGCCAACCGCATGGACGCCAGCCCAATCACTATCGCCATGAGTGGGTGTCGGTACGCCTGCTGCAGGCGTTCGTGGGACGCGACGATGATGCCGGCTGGCTGCAGCGGCTGGCCGTCTGTGCCGAGCCGAGCACCGATACACGCACGTTCGAGGCATTGTGGTTGGATGTCAGGAATGGGCGTCTGCTGCGCGACGGCTTGGATACCAATGAAAGTCTCGATGTACCCGGTAGCGCCCACAACCCGTTCCGTTGCCTGCCGCCATTGGCCAGCGCCATTGCATGGCTGGTCTTGACCCATCACCGCCTGCCTTGCAAACCTGTTTTGAGGCCATCGTGTGCCAGCGATATCACTGCAGAAACAGGAGAAAGATTCCTGCCGTTTGGCTGCAAGCCTGCATCAGTCAATAGCGATGAGCTGGATCGGCTGCTTGATCAGGTACACGCCGATTGGAACGCGCCACGCACCAGCGGGGTGTCTCAGGAAACACTTGAGCGCCACTGGCACTTTCCGCATGGCCTGCCCGTGAGCACCATCGCTTGGCGTGTACGAGCGGCCCGCTATGCGCGCAAGCTGCTGCAGTGGGCCCAAGCTCCGGGCCACGGCACGGCGCTGGACGATCCGTTCACCATGCATGTGTCGCGTCTGTGCCTGATGCTGGCTGATCACCACTATTCCAGCATTACGGATCGCCAGCGCCGTCTTCCATATCTGAACGAGGGTTATCCCCTTGCTGCCAATACCATCAAAAATAATAGCTGCTCGCGCTCGCAGGACAAGGGCCAGGCCCGTATTTTCAATCAAACTCTAGATGAGCACCTGCTGGGCGTACAGTCCCATGCCACGCTGGTGGCGCGCTCACTGCCCAGCTTGGCTCGCAGCCTTGCGGCTCTGAGCAACCACAAGCCATTGCGCCGGCGCAGCACCGATGTGCGCTTTGCCTGGCAGGACAAAGCCAGCGAGCTGGCTGCCAGTGTGCGAGTGCAAGCCGCGGCGCAGGGGGCCTTTATCGTCAATATGGCCTCCACTGGCTGCGGCAAGACGCTGGGCAACGCGCGCATCATGTATGCCCTGGCTGACCCAGCCATCGGTATGCGCTGCGCCTTCGCCATCGGCCTGCGTGCGCTGACGCTGCAGACCGGACGCAGCTTTCAGCGCGATTTGCAGTTGGGCGAGGAGCAACTGGCCATTCAGGTCGGCGGTGCAGCCAGCCGGGCGCTGTTCGAATACTGGGAGCAGCGCGCAGAAGACAGTGGCTCGGCATCGCGCCAGGCACTGACGGACGAGGCCGGCAGCGTGCTCCATGAAGGCAACGACCAGCATCCACTGCTGCAGCGCCTGACCGACGATGTGCAGGTGCGCCGTTTGATCGCGGCACCTTTGCTGGTGTGTACCGTGGATCACCTGACGCCCGCCACCGAGAGCCTGCGCGGCGGTCGGCAGATCGCGCCCATGTTGCGCCTGCTCACCAGCGATCTGGTGCTGGACGAGCCCGACGACTTCGACATGGCCGATCTGCCCGCCCTGACGCGCCTCGTGCATTGGGCAGGGCTGCTGGGCAGCCGTGTGCTGCTGTCCTCGGCCACCTTGCCGCCTGCTTTGGTGCAAGGGCTGTTTCTGGCCTACCGCGCCGGGCGCGCAGTGTTCCAGCGGCACCGCAGTGAGCGCCCAGACGCGCAGGTGGACATCTGCTGCCTGTGGGTGGATGAATTCCACCAAATTACGCACCACTGCGCCGATCCGCAGGGCGCGGATTTCCGCTCGGCCCATGGCGCCTATGTCCACCAACGCATGGCACGGCTGCAGCGCGCTGAGGTGCGCCGTCAATTGCAAATCGTGCCGCTGCCCCCTGCGCCCGCCCACTGGCAAGGTCTGCACAGGGATGCTCGGCGCACCGAATTTGCCCGTTTGGTGCTGGAGCAGGCATGGCAGTTGCACCGGCTGGCGCACAACCGAGTGATCGATCCGCACAGCGGCAAGCACGTCAGCCTGGGCCTGATCCGCATGGCCAATATCGCCCCGCTATTCGACGTGGCGCGTGCCATGTACCGGCTGGGTGCGCCTGCGCCCGATGTGCATGTGCATCTGTGCGTGTACCACGCACAGTTTCCGCTGCTGTTGCGCTCGGCCATCGAGCAGCGGCTCGACACGCTGCTCAACCGCCGCAGCACGCAGGGCGAAGATCCCGTGCTGCAGCGGCCAGGCCTGCGCGCCTGCCTCGATGCTCACCCGCAGCAGCACCATCTGTTTATCGTGCTGGGCAGTCCGGTCACTGAAGTCGGGCGCGACCATGATTACGACTGGGCGGTGGCCGAGCCCTCTTCCATGCGCTCATTGATTCAGTTGGCGGGCCGCATCCGCCGGCACCGGTCTGGTGCTGTGGGCGGCGTGAACATGGCGGTGCTTGGCAGCAACCTGAGACATTACGAGCACCCGGACGAGGCGGCCTTCTGCAAGCCGGGCTTCGAAACCGATGATCCGCCCTTCCGGCTCAAATCGCATGGACTGCAACACCTGCTGGCACGCGAGCTGCAGAGTGCTGACCCCTGGCCAGTGGATGCACGGCCTCGCATCGCCCTGGCATCCGACAGGCTTCAGCCCAGACACTCGTTGGCTGATCTGGAGCACGCCCGAATGCATGACGCCATGCTGCGGCGCCCGGACGGCAGCACTGGTGCCACACCCGTGGTGCGCGCTGCCAGCCTGCAGTGGGCACACCCTGAGTGCCTGTGGCTCACTGGTGTGCTGCCGCAGTACCAGCGTTTTCGCCATGACACCCAGCCGCGCGAGGAAGTGGTACTGCTGCCGGACGATGATGAGCAAGAGTTCAAGTTGCACCGCATAGCGGCGGGCGAACGCAGGGGCGACACGCTCTATGTTCCTGTGCATGATGGGCTGTGTCACAGCGTGCCCGAACGTGAGCTGACATCCTCCAGCGTCTCGCCGTGGTTGCAGATCGATTTGATGGATGAATTGACAACGTTGGCGCAAGCCCAGGGTCAGTCACTGCGCCGCTGCGCTGAACGCCACCTCACCGCCAGCCTGCCGCGCAGCGAGCTCAACGGCTGGTGGTTCCACGAAGCTCTGGGATTTGCCGTCAGGCGCTGA
- a CDS encoding HigA family addiction module antitoxin has protein sequence MFKNGMRPVHPGEVLREDYLKPLALSANALARQLRVPASRINDIVLGRRGITADTALRLCRFFGGDPQSWLNLQTAYDLRMAQMDEALQQAVLAVQPMQLHPA, from the coding sequence ATGTTCAAGAACGGTATGCGCCCCGTACATCCTGGCGAAGTACTGCGTGAGGATTACCTCAAGCCGCTGGCGCTGAGCGCCAACGCGCTGGCCCGGCAGTTGCGCGTGCCGGCATCGCGCATCAATGACATCGTGCTGGGGCGCCGGGGTATCACTGCCGATACGGCACTGCGTCTATGCCGTTTTTTTGGCGGCGATCCACAGTCGTGGCTGAACCTGCAGACGGCCTATGACTTGCGTATGGCGCAGATGGATGAAGCACTGCAGCAGGCCGTGCTGGCAGTGCAGCCCATGCAACTGCACCCGGCATGA
- a CDS encoding type II toxin-antitoxin system RelE/ParE family toxin, with product MAVVSFQCPDTQRLFTSGKTRRFANIQAVAERKLVQRDAAATLDFLRSPPGNRLEALTGDRQGQHSIRINAQWRVCFVWMDEGPAQVEIVDYH from the coding sequence CCGTCGTTTCATTCCAATGTCCAGACACCCAGCGGCTGTTCACCAGCGGCAAGACGCGCCGCTTCGCCAATATCCAGGCGGTGGCGGAGCGCAAACTGGTGCAACGGGACGCGGCGGCCACACTGGACTTCCTGCGTAGCCCGCCGGGCAACCGGTTGGAGGCGCTGACCGGCGATCGCCAGGGGCAGCACAGCATTCGCATCAATGCCCAGTGGCGTGTATGTTTTGTCTGGATGGACGAGGGGCCTGCCCAGGTGGAGATCGTCGATTACCACTGA